Proteins found in one Oncorhynchus mykiss isolate Arlee chromosome 17, USDA_OmykA_1.1, whole genome shotgun sequence genomic segment:
- the LOC110513265 gene encoding zinc finger protein 345, whose amino-acid sequence MHILFSVQDSADPSNPPLSCSTEPNPPESLVPDSNHRDIDTCSEIPRFNIVVKEEEDWDKTEERPDHCSESEGSPSTTGLPEQHQGNHTAKKIHFCSVCGKNCHKLSKLLIHMRTHTGEKPYSCSVCGKQFSEKGNLKKHQTLHTGEKLYSCSVCGESFSSSSNLTKHQRTHTGEGQVSVAVEECGFTPPLVIKVKEEDEDPAFAERHDHCSDSEGSPSTSGLPEQHQGNHTAKKIHFCSVCGKNCHKLSKLQIHMRTHTGEKPYSCSVCGKQFSDKGNLKKHQTLHTGEKLYSCAVCGESFSSSSILTNHQRTHTGESHGFTPALVIIVKEEEEDPAFAERPDHCSESDGSPSTTGLPEQHQGNHTVKKIHCCLVCGKNCQKLSKLQIHMRTHTGEKPYSCSVCGKQFSDKGNLKKHQTVHTGEKLYSCSVCGESFSSSSNLTKHQRTHTGEGQVSVAVEECGFTPPLVIKVKEEDEDPAFAERHIHCTDSEVSHSTSGDPKKKQENHTAKSSHCCSVCGRDCQKLSSLLIHMRIHTGEKPYPCSVCGKQFRVKRHLQDHQKVHTGEKPYVCSKCDKRFGFASALKRHQWLHAEEKPYSCSVCGKGFGRPDQLKDHSMQHAGKPHCCSVCGKGFSRPDQLKDHSLQHAGKPHYCSVCGKCFSEKGYLEDHQSVHTGEKRHPCPVCNKSFVRLAGLKVHHRYHTGEKPYSCTKCGQSFISSQKLQRHQKTHAGLPPVEFQNPVTIEGEREGEDEEVGGLINSDGEEVGWDLHRLDESSEGRTSTSGE is encoded by the exons ATGCATATATTATTTAGTGTACAG GATTCTGCTGACCCAtccaacccccctctctcctgctccactGAACCCAACCCTCCGGAGTCACTGGTTCCTGACTCTAACCATAGAGACATCGACACCTGCAGTGAAATACCCAGATTTAACATTGTAGTCAAGGAGGAGGAAGACTGGGACAAAACTG AAGAGAGACCTGACCACTGCTCTGAGAGTGAAGGGAGTCCCTCTACAACAGGACTACCTGAACAACACCAGGGGAATCACACAGCTAAGAAGATTCACTTTTGTTCAGTGTGTGGAAAAAACTGTCACAAGTTATCAAAACTGCTAATACATATGAGAACTCACACAGGAGAAaaaccttactcctgctctgtctGCGGGAAGCAATTCAGTGAGAAAGGAAACCTGAAAAAACACCAGACGttgcacacaggagagaagctgtACAGTTGCTCTGTGTGTGGGGAGAGTTTCTCTTCATCGTCAAATCTTACcaaacaccagagaacacacacaggagagggtCAAGTGTCTGTAGCTGTAGAAGAGTGTGGTTTTACACCACCACTGGTTATCAAAGTGAAAGAGGAGGACGAGGATCCTGCTTTTG CAGAGAGACATGACCACTGCTCTGACAGTGAAGGGAGTCCCTCTACATCAGGACTACCTGAACAACACCAGGGGAATCACACGGCTAAGAAGATTCACTTTTGTTCAGTGTGTGGAAAAAACTGTCACAAGTTATCAAAACTACAAATACACATGAGAACTCACACAGGAGAAaaaccttactcctgctctgtctGCGGGAAGCAATTCAGTGACAAAGGAAACCTGAAAAAACACCAGACGttgcacacaggagagaagctgtACAGTTGCGCCGTGTGCGGGGAGAGTTTCTCTTCATCATCAATTCTTACCaatcaccagagaacacacacaggagagagtcaTGGTTTTACACCAGCACTGGTTATCAtagtgaaagaggaggaagaggatccTGCTTTTG CAGAGAGACCTGACCACTGCTCTGAGAGTGATGGAAGTCCCTCTACAACAGGACTACCTGAACAACACCAGGGGAATCACACCGTCAAGAAGATTCACTGCTGTTTAGTGTGTggcaaaaactgtcagaagttaTCAAAACTACAAATACACATGAGAACTCACACGGGAGAAaaaccttactcctgctctgtctGCGGGAAGCAATTCAGTGACAAAGGAAACCTGAAAAAACACCAGACGgtgcacacaggagagaagctgtACAGTTGCTCCGTGTGCGGTGAGAGTTTCTCTTCATCGTCAAATCTTACcaaacaccagagaacacacacaggagagggtCAAGTGTCTGTAGCTGTAGAAGAGTGTGGTTTTACACCACCACTGGTTATCAAAGTGAAAGAGGAGGACGAGGATCCTGCTTTTG CAGAGAGACATATCCACTGCACTGACAGTGAAGTGAGTCACTCTACATCAGGAGATCCTAAAAAAAAACAGGAGAATCACACAGCAAAGAGCTCTCACTGCTGTTCAGTGTGCGGAAGAGATTGCCAAAAGCTATCATCACTGTTAATACAtatgagaatacacacaggagaaaagccataCCCTTGCTCTGTGTGTGGAAAGCAGTTCCGTGTAAAAAGACATCTTCAAGACCACCAGAAagtgcacactggagagaaaccttacgtCTGCTCCAAATGTGACAAGAGGTTTGGTTTTGCCTCAGCCTTGAAAAGGCACCAGTGGTTACACGCAGAAGAGaaaccttactcctgctctgtgtGTGGAAAGGGTTTCGGCCGTCCAGATCAGTTAAAGGACCACTCTATGCAACACGCAGGGAAACCCCACTGCTGTTCTGTGTGTGGGAAGGGTTTCAGCCGTCCAGATCAGCTAAAGGACCACTCTCTGCAACACGCAGGGAAACCTCACTACTGTTCTGTGTGTGGGAAGTGTTTCAGTGAGAAGGGGTATCTTGAAGACCACCAGTCagtgcacactggagagaaacgaCACCCTTGCCCTGTCTGCAATAAGAGTTTTGTAAGATTAGCAGGCCTTAAAGTCCACCACAGATAtcatacaggagagaaaccttacagctGCACTAAATGCGGCCAGAGCTTCATTAGTTCTCAAAAACTTCAGAGACATCAGAAAACTCATGCTGGTTTACCACCTGTTGAGTTTCAAAACCCTGTTACAATTgaaggagagcgggagggagaagATGAGGAAGTTGGTGGTCTGATTAATTCAGATGGAGAAGAGGTTGGTTGGGATCTTCATCGTCTCG ACGAAAGTTCGGAGGGGAGAACCTCTACATCAGGAGAATGA